The Tamandua tetradactyla isolate mTamTet1 chromosome 5, mTamTet1.pri, whole genome shotgun sequence genome window below encodes:
- the MDC1 gene encoding mediator of DNA damage checkpoint protein 1 isoform X7, with product MEDTQVIDWEVDEEEEEERASESLGYSLEPLGRLHIFGSAHGPEKDFPLYLGKNVVGRKPDCSVALPFPSISKQHAVIEILALDKAPLLRDCGSLNGTQILRPPKVLSPGVSHRLRDQELILFADLPCQYHRLDVPLPFVSRGTLTVEETPRVQAGTQPQGLLLAEDSEEEVACSFLFLTDFSERCIVKESKSTSSPLATVVPESDEESASPAQGSGGPPFAFNLESDTDEEDSEDLDLQATQCFVARENQSLEAVQNMEDEPTQAFLFTLPQEAGPSCCSFHTSGVLDEPWEVLATQPFCLREAEASETQHTATCSEARGTCHSLPRTTLQDQQPESPVHTEPLGIRIRGMHTMEKDMGTPRIKAERVTSEREPLERETKKLPPGEREDVLGEGELTRRIQEREQKQLLVRDPQRQESDKNMKNANTEKDMESLKVEVDTSKEIEEKEIEEQTLRREIFEREAERPATERVSEPAGLEVKIPKVILEKGTQREEDGGSQDQKGQAFFPKAEPGVGAGALQELASAPVTSGSQSGRGRVVPLSTRRQQRGHANYKMPPAEKTSRGDQKSPDACLRPSAPEASASLPTSSKPQTTSQGPKLSVPQPILSPLPLSLESPIPRTRQNGSQEVPETPMSSELEPLHAKSKVRPRGSSRMTHCPVSFTALEPHPTTHLTCQPIIPDPASQVTRGRTCRSSEMIPASVVPKALELHSTSTDQPVTPKPILQATRGRTHRSSVKIPEPVESTDLQPVTLGPILQATRGRTRRFAVKTSGPHESIAPHLQPPISTDHPVTPEPMKRATRSRAHRSSVSTPEPVIPTASELQPSASTDQPVNPEPILRATRGRTHRSSVKTSVLVESATLHLKPPITTDQPFNPGPMLQATRGRAHRSSLMSPEPMIPTAPDLQTSTSTDQSVNCEPMLRVTRGRTHRSSEMTLVPIVPTAPELQTSTSSDQPVTPEPMIRATRGRAHRSSFNTPEPIIPTASELQPSTSIDQPVTRKPILQATQGKAHRSSVKTPKPVDSTALHLELPTPTDQPVTSKPMVRATRGRVHRSSVKTSEPIVPIAPELQPSTSTEQPVIPESITRGGQSRTLRSSSVSAVPVPITPEFQPPVPTDQPVPPEPVPQAICSKRQRAIKKPESFTAPIVHEPRSVPPETKSYSSRSQRRGAVRITESSMTIPEPSFPQFLEAPSHALQIQKIEASGISGSTPESQPKVSQSRKRLLAIMDSSPLQKRSQRGEGPQKTVSLKEEEEPTERLRKEEDAVILGQGKRKRGQAEEEPKGTLSHNLRRTKANQEPTAPRVLFTGVVDARGERAVLALGGSLAGSVAEASHLVTDRIRRTVKFLCALGRGIPILTLDWLHQSRKAGYFLPPDEYVVTDPEQERNFGFSLRNALSRARERRLLEGYEVHVTPGVQPPPPQMGEIISCCGGTVLPSMPRSYKPQRVVITCSQDFPRCSIPFRVGLPLLSPEFLLTGVLKQEAKPEAFILSFLEVSST from the exons ATGGAAGATACCCAGGTTATTGACTGGGAGGTTGacgaagaggaggaggaagagagagccaGTGAATCCTTGGGTTATAGTTTGGAGCCCTTAGGGCGACTGCATATCTTCGGCAGTGCCCATGGACCAGAAAAAG ATTTCCCACTATATCTTGGGAAGAATGTGGTAGGCCGAAAGCCTGACTGCTCTGTGGCCCTGCCCTTTCCGTCCATCTCCAAACAACATGCAGTAATTGAAATCTTGGCTTTGGACAAGGCACCTCTCCTCCGTGATTGTGGGAGCCTCAATGGTACTCAAATCCTCAGGCCTCCTAAGGTTCTGAGCCCTGGGGTCAGTCATCGTCTGAGGGACCAGGAGCTGATTCTCTTTGCTGACCTGCCTTGCCAGTACCATCGCCTGGATGTCCCCCTGCCTTTTGTCTCCCGAGGTACCCTAACTGTTGAGGAGACACCCAGGGTACAGGCAGGAACTCAACCCCAGGGCCTTCTGTTGGCTGAGGACTCAGAGGAAGAAGTAG CTTGCTCCTTTCTATTCTTGACAGATTTTTCTGAAAGGTGTATAGTGAAAGAATCAAAGTCCACATCTTCTCCTTTGGCAACGGTAGTGCCGGAAAG TGATGAAGAGAGTGCTTCCCCTGCCCAGGGTAGCGGTGGGCCACCTTTTGCCTTCAACTTGGAAAGTGACACAGATGAAGAAG ATTCTGAAGATCTGGACCTACAAGCTACCCAGTGCTTTGTGGCGAGAGAGAATCAGAGCTTGGAAG CAGTCCAAAACATGGAGGATGAACCCACCCAGGCCTTCCTGTTTACTCTACCCCAAGAGGCTGGCCCTTCCTGTTGCAGCTTCCATACCTCCG GTGTCCTGGATGAGCCATGGGAGGTCTTGGCTACACAGCCATTCTGTCTAAGAGAGGCAGAGGCCTCTGAAACCCAGCACACTGCTACCTGCTCTGAGGCCCGAGGAACCTGCCACTCTCTACCCAGGACAACTCTACAAGACCAACAGCCAGAGAGTCCAGTTCACACAGAGCCACTGGGGATTCGAATCAGAGGGATGCATACCATGGAGAAAGATATGGGTACACCAAGAATAAAAGCAGAGAGGGTGACCTCTGAGAGAGAGCCACTGGAGAGGGAAACCAAGAAACTGCcaccaggagagagagaagatgtgCTAGGAGAGGGAGAATTAACCAGGAGGATACAGGAAAGAGAACAAAAACAGCTCTTAGTTAGAGACCCTCAGAGACAGGAGTcggataaaaacatgaaaaatgcaaatactgaaaaggacaTGGAGAGTTTGAAGGTAGAAGTTGATACATCCAAGGAAatagaggagaaagaaatagaggaGCAGACCCTTAGAAGAGAAATATttgagagagaagcagagagaccagCAACAGAGAGAGTGAGTGAGCCAGCTGGGTTAGAAGTAAAGATACCCAAAGTGATACTGGAGAAAGGTACACAGAGAGAGGAAGATGGAGGGAGCCAGGACCAGAAAGGGCAGGCCTTCTTTCCAAAGGCAGAGCCTGGGGTCGGAGCCGGAGCTCTTCAGGAACTGGCTTCAGCCCCAGTAACTTCTGGGAGCCAGTCAGGTAGAGGAAGGGTAGTTCCACTAAGCACCAGGAGGCAGCAAAGAG GCCACGCAAATTACAAGATGCCACCAGCTGAGAAGACTTCTAGG GgtgatcagaaatccccagatgCTTGTCTGCGTCCTTCAGCACCTGAAGCCTCAGCCTCACTCCCAACCTCCTCTAAACCCCAGACCACCTCTCAAGGCCCAAAACTTTCAGTTCCCCAGCccattctttctccccttccattGTCCTTAGAGTCACCCATTCCCAGGACCAGGCAAAATGGGAGTCAGGAAGTTCCAGAGACTCCCATGTCCTCAGAGCTGGAGCCTCTCCATGCAAAGTCTAAAGTCAGGCCCCGGGGTTCCTCTAGGATGACACATTGCCCAGTTTCCTTTACTGCCCTTGAACCCCACCCTACCACCCACCTCACGTGCCAGCCAATCATCCCTGACCCTGCATCTCAGGTCACTCGTGGCAGAACATGTAGGTCATCTGAAATGATCCCTGCATCAGTTGTCCCCAAAGCCCTTGAACTCCATTCTACCTCCACAGACCAGCCTGTTACTCCCAAGCCCATATTACAAGCAACTCGGGGCCGGACACATAGATCCTCTGTCAAGATCCCTGAACCAGTAGAATCCACTGATCTCCAACCTGTCACCCTTGGACCCATATTACAGGCAACTCGGGGCAGGACACGTAGGTTCGCTGTCAAGACCTCTGGACCACATGAATCCATAGCCCCTCATCTCCAGCCTCCTATCTCCACAGACCATCCTGTCACCCCAGAGCCCATGAAACGGGCAACTCGGAGCAGGGCACATAGGTCCTCTGTCAGTACTCCTGAACCAGTTATCCCCACAGCCTCTGAGCTCCAACCGTCTGCCTCCACAGATCAGCCTGTCAACCCTGAGCCCATATTGCGGGCAACTCGGGGAAGGACCCATAGGTCCTCTGTCAAGACCTCTGTTCTGGTGGAATCTGCCACCCTTCATCTCAAGCCTCCTATCACCACTGACCAGCCTTTCAATCCTGGGCCCATGTTACAGGCCACCCGGGGAAGGGCACATAGGTCTTCTCTCATGAGCCCTGAACCAATGATCCCCACAGCCCCTGACCTCCAGACTTCCACCTCCACAGACCAGTCTGTCAACTGTGAGCCTATGTTACGGGTTACTCGGGGCAGGACACATAGGTCATCTGAAATGACCCTTGTACCAATTGTCCCCACAGCCCCTGAGCTCCAGACTTCTACCTCCTCAGACCAGCCTGTCACCCCAGAGCCCATGATACGAGCAACTCGGGGCAGGGCTCATAGGTCCTCTTTCAATACTCCTGAACCAATTATCCCCACAGCCTCTGAGCTCCAGCCTTCTACCTCCATAGACCAACCTGTTACCCGCAAGCCCATATTACAGGCAACTCAAGGCAAGGCACACAGATCCTCTGTCAAGACCCCTAAACCAGTGGATTCCACAGCCCTTCATCTCGAGCTTCCTACCCCCACAGACCAGCCTGTCACCTCAAAACCCATGGTGCGGGCCACTCGGGGCAGGGTACATAGGTCCTCTGTCAAGACTTCTGAACCAATTGTCCCCATAGCCCCTGAACTCCAGCCTTCCACCTCCACAGAACAGCCTGTCATCCCTGAGTCTATAACCCGAGGTGGTCAGAGCAGGACACTAAGGTCTTCTTCAGTAAGTGCTGTGCCAGTTCCTATAACTCCTGAATTCCAGCCTCCTGTCCCCACAGACCAGCCTGTTCCCCCTGAGCCTGTCCCTCAAGCCATTTGCAGCAAGAGACAGAGGGCCATTAAGAAGCCTGAGTCCTTCACTGCTCCCATTGTCCATGAACCCCGCTCTGTACCGCCTGAAACTAAATCCTATTCTTCACGGAGCCAAAGAAGAGGAGCAGTGAGAATAACTGAGTCCTCTATGACCATTCCTGAACCTTCCTTTCCCCAGTTTCTTGAGGCACCCTCTCATGCTCTTCAGATCCAAAAGATAGAGGCATCAGGCATATCTGGGTCCACCCCAGAATCCCAGCCTAAGGTCTCTCAAAGTCGCAAGAGGCTATTAGCTATCATGGATTCATCCCCACTTCAAAAACGGTCCCAAAGAGGGGAAGGCCCCCAGAAGACAGTGTCCCTCAAGGAAGAGGAAGAACCTACAGAGAGGCTAAGAAAGGAAGAG GATGCAGTGATTCTAGGACAAGGCAAGAGAAAGAGAGGTCAAGCAGAGGAGGAGCCCAAGGGAACACTGAGCCACAATCTCCGAAGGACCAAAGCTAACCAAGAACCCACAGCCCCCAGA GTGCTCTTCACAGGTGTGGTAGATGCCCGAGGAGAGCGGGCAGTTTTGGCCCTGGGTGGGAGCCTGgcaggctcagtggcagaagctTCACACTTAGTCACTGATCGAATTCGCCGGACTGTCAAGTTCCTGTGTGCCCTGGGGCGAGGAATCCCCATCCTCACACTGGACTGGCTGCACCAG TCCCGCAAAGCTGGTTACTTCTTACCCCCGGATGAATATGTGGTAACTGATCCTGAGCAAGAGAGGAACTTTGGCTTCAGCCTTCGGAATGCCCTGAGCCGGGCTAGGGAGCGAAGGCTACTTGAG GGCTATGAGGTTCATGTAACCCCTGGAGTCCAGCCACCACCACCTCAGATGGGAGAGATCATCAGCTGCTGTGGGGGCACTGTGCTCCCCAGCATGCCCCGCTCCTACAAG CCTCAGAGAGTTGTGATCACATGCTCCCAGGACTTCCCTCGATGCTCCATTCCATTTCGGGTTGGACTGCCTCTTCTCTCACCGGAGTTCCTACTGACAGGAGTGTTGAAGCAGGAAGCCAAGCCAGAGGCCTTCATCCTCTCCTTTTTGGAAGTGTCATCCACCTGA
- the MDC1 gene encoding mediator of DNA damage checkpoint protein 1 isoform X2, which yields MEDTQVIDWEVDEEEEEERASESLGYSLEPLGRLHIFGSAHGPEKDFPLYLGKNVVGRKPDCSVALPFPSISKQHAVIEILALDKAPLLRDCGSLNGTQILRPPKVLSPGVSHRLRDQELILFADLPCQYHRLDVPLPFVSRGTLTVEETPRVQAGTQPQGLLLAEDSEEEVACSFLFLTDFSERCIVKESKSTSSPLATVVPESDEESASPAQGSGGPPFAFNLESDTDEEGEQPASGEVSSTSRRSATAEADGVAVELHLKKNQPSAKEVDNERKVESDTGKSDMEEDSDTDVDDDSKLTEKPADVHLERGQSSPFIDSDTDVEEEGIPATLAVVPVKKRQIFHGVSTKSPGVHLQESQAGSDADVEKGEAPPPLERSQPSIVLNSDTDDEDEISAALALSLLKESRTITGNKDVDVEEDRAQSMVLPEQSLTSAGRDSDIDMEEEELQVEKRQSLPKCHTNKDGALVLALSEKSQPLPGDSDVNVVEDKDLFGTHLERSQTSTMVNINTEVEEEVPSGPAFTHLEKHKVPEERTNKTDKEAEGNPAKVPVVHLEEAQLPPDCEMDAEEGMSLTTSAMADVRKSQLPAERDAGTEWAAAVLKRERALEAGAQGGSPVTQVEQDLLPVSRENLTHLVVGTGTPGEPTQPHREGAQTPTEREREPHVHGIKDSEDSHDDSEDLDLQATQCFVARENQSLEVQNMEDEPTQAFLFTLPQEAGPSCCSFHTSGVLDEPWEVLATQPFCLREAEASETQHTATCSEARGTCHSLPRTTLQDQQPESPVHTEPLGIRIRGMHTMEKDMGTPRIKAERVTSEREPLERETKKLPPGEREDVLGEGELTRRIQEREQKQLLVRDPQRQESDKNMKNANTEKDMESLKVEVDTSKEIEEKEIEEQTLRREIFEREAERPATERVSEPAGLEVKIPKVILEKGTQREEDGGSQDQKGQAFFPKAEPGVGAGALQELASAPVTSGSQSGRGRVVPLSTRRQQRGHANYKMPPAEKTSRGDQKSPDACLRPSAPEASASLPTSSKPQTTSQGPKLSVPQPILSPLPLSLESPIPRTRQNGSQEVPETPMSSELEPLHAKSKVRPRGSSRMTHCPVSFTALEPHPTTHLTCQPIIPDPASQVTRGRTCRSSEMIPASVVPKALELHSTSTDQPVTPKPILQATRGRTHRSSVKIPEPVESTDLQPVTLGPILQATRGRTRRFAVKTSGPHESIAPHLQPPISTDHPVTPEPMKRATRSRAHRSSVSTPEPVIPTASELQPSASTDQPVNPEPILRATRGRTHRSSVKTSVLVESATLHLKPPITTDQPFNPGPMLQATRGRAHRSSLMSPEPMIPTAPDLQTSTSTDQSVNCEPMLRVTRGRTHRSSEMTLVPIVPTAPELQTSTSSDQPVTPEPMIRATRGRAHRSSFNTPEPIIPTASELQPSTSIDQPVTRKPILQATQGKAHRSSVKTPKPVDSTALHLELPTPTDQPVTSKPMVRATRGRVHRSSVKTSEPIVPIAPELQPSTSTEQPVIPESITRGGQSRTLRSSSVSAVPVPITPEFQPPVPTDQPVPPEPVPQAICSKRQRAIKKPESFTAPIVHEPRSVPPETKSYSSRSQRRGAVRITESSMTIPEPSFPQFLEAPSHALQIQKIEASGISGSTPESQPKVSQSRKRLLAIMDSSPLQKRSQRGEGPQKTVSLKEEEEPTERLRKEEDAVILGQGKRKRGQAEEEPKGTLSHNLRRTKANQEPTAPRVLFTGVVDARGERAVLALGGSLAGSVAEASHLVTDRIRRTVKFLCALGRGIPILTLDWLHQSRKAGYFLPPDEYVVTDPEQERNFGFSLRNALSRARERRLLEGYEVHVTPGVQPPPPQMGEIISCCGGTVLPSMPRSYKPQRVVITCSQDFPRCSIPFRVGLPLLSPEFLLTGVLKQEAKPEAFILSFLEVSST from the exons ATGGAAGATACCCAGGTTATTGACTGGGAGGTTGacgaagaggaggaggaagagagagccaGTGAATCCTTGGGTTATAGTTTGGAGCCCTTAGGGCGACTGCATATCTTCGGCAGTGCCCATGGACCAGAAAAAG ATTTCCCACTATATCTTGGGAAGAATGTGGTAGGCCGAAAGCCTGACTGCTCTGTGGCCCTGCCCTTTCCGTCCATCTCCAAACAACATGCAGTAATTGAAATCTTGGCTTTGGACAAGGCACCTCTCCTCCGTGATTGTGGGAGCCTCAATGGTACTCAAATCCTCAGGCCTCCTAAGGTTCTGAGCCCTGGGGTCAGTCATCGTCTGAGGGACCAGGAGCTGATTCTCTTTGCTGACCTGCCTTGCCAGTACCATCGCCTGGATGTCCCCCTGCCTTTTGTCTCCCGAGGTACCCTAACTGTTGAGGAGACACCCAGGGTACAGGCAGGAACTCAACCCCAGGGCCTTCTGTTGGCTGAGGACTCAGAGGAAGAAGTAG CTTGCTCCTTTCTATTCTTGACAGATTTTTCTGAAAGGTGTATAGTGAAAGAATCAAAGTCCACATCTTCTCCTTTGGCAACGGTAGTGCCGGAAAG TGATGAAGAGAGTGCTTCCCCTGCCCAGGGTAGCGGTGGGCCACCTTTTGCCTTCAACTTGGAAAGTGACACAGATGAAGAAGGTGAGCAGCCAGCATCAGGGGAGGTCTCTTCAACTTCCAGAAGAAGTGCAACTGCAGAAGCTGATGGAGTTGCAGTTGAACTCCACCTCAAAAAGAATCAGCCTTCAGCAAAGGAGGTGGACAATGAAAGAAAAGTAGAGAGTGATACAGGGAAATCAGATATGGAGGAGGACAGTGACACAGATGTGGATGATGACAGTAAGCTTACAGAAAAGCCAGCTGATGTCCACTTGGAAAGGGGCCAGTCTTCTCCCTTCATTGACAGTGATACAGATGTGGAAGAAGAGGGGATTCCTGCAACCCTAGCTGTGGTTCCTGTGAAGAAGAGGCAAATCTTCCATGGAGTTAGCACAAAGAGTCCTGGGGTGCATCTGCAAGAGAGCCAGGCTGGTAGTGATGCAGATGTGGAGAAGGGTGAGGCCCCACCACCTTTGGAGAGAAGCCAACCCTCCATAGTGCTCAACAGCGACACAGATGATGAGGACGAAATCTCAGCAGCACTTGCTTTGTCACTTCTCAAAGAGAGCCGAACTATTACAGGAAACAAAGATGTTGATGTCGAAGAGGACAGGGCCCAATCTATGGTCCTTCCAGAACAAAGCCTAACCTCTGCTGGGAGAGACAGTGACATAGATATGGAAGAGGAAGAGCTCCAAGTGGAAAAGAGACAGTCTCTCCCCAAGTGCCACACAAACAAGGATGGAGCTCTTGTTTTAGCACTTTCAGAAAAAAGCCAGCCTCTCCCTGGGGATAGTGATGTGAATGTTGTAGAAGATAAGGACTTATTTGGGACCCACTTGGAGAGAAGCCAAACTTCCACCATGGTGAACATTAACACTGAAGTGGAGGAGGAAGTCCCGTCAGGGCCAGCTTTTACACATCTGGAGAAGCATAAGGTTCCTGAGGAGAGaacaaataaaacagataagGAAGCAGAGGGGAATCCAGCAAAGGTGCCTGTGGTACATCTAGAGGAAGCCCAGCTTCCTCCAGACTGTGAAATGGATGCAGAGGAGGGCATGTCCTTAACAACCTCAGCAATGGCAGATGTAAGAAAGAGCCAGCTTCCGGCAGAAAGGGATGCTGGGACAGAGTGGGCTGCAGCTGTTCTCAAGCGGGAGAGAGCACTTGAGGCGGGCGCCCAGGGTGGGTCACCTGTGACACAAGTGGAACAGGACCTTCTCCCTGTCTCAAGGGAGAACTTAACACATTTGGTGGTGGGAACAGGCACTCCCGGGGAACCCACCCAGCCACATAGAGAGGGAGCCCAGACCCccacagaaagggagagagaaccACATGTGCATGGGATCAAGGATTCTGAAGACAGTCATGATG ATTCTGAAGATCTGGACCTACAAGCTACCCAGTGCTTTGTGGCGAGAGAGAATCAGAGCTTGGAAG TCCAAAACATGGAGGATGAACCCACCCAGGCCTTCCTGTTTACTCTACCCCAAGAGGCTGGCCCTTCCTGTTGCAGCTTCCATACCTCCG GTGTCCTGGATGAGCCATGGGAGGTCTTGGCTACACAGCCATTCTGTCTAAGAGAGGCAGAGGCCTCTGAAACCCAGCACACTGCTACCTGCTCTGAGGCCCGAGGAACCTGCCACTCTCTACCCAGGACAACTCTACAAGACCAACAGCCAGAGAGTCCAGTTCACACAGAGCCACTGGGGATTCGAATCAGAGGGATGCATACCATGGAGAAAGATATGGGTACACCAAGAATAAAAGCAGAGAGGGTGACCTCTGAGAGAGAGCCACTGGAGAGGGAAACCAAGAAACTGCcaccaggagagagagaagatgtgCTAGGAGAGGGAGAATTAACCAGGAGGATACAGGAAAGAGAACAAAAACAGCTCTTAGTTAGAGACCCTCAGAGACAGGAGTcggataaaaacatgaaaaatgcaaatactgaaaaggacaTGGAGAGTTTGAAGGTAGAAGTTGATACATCCAAGGAAatagaggagaaagaaatagaggaGCAGACCCTTAGAAGAGAAATATttgagagagaagcagagagaccagCAACAGAGAGAGTGAGTGAGCCAGCTGGGTTAGAAGTAAAGATACCCAAAGTGATACTGGAGAAAGGTACACAGAGAGAGGAAGATGGAGGGAGCCAGGACCAGAAAGGGCAGGCCTTCTTTCCAAAGGCAGAGCCTGGGGTCGGAGCCGGAGCTCTTCAGGAACTGGCTTCAGCCCCAGTAACTTCTGGGAGCCAGTCAGGTAGAGGAAGGGTAGTTCCACTAAGCACCAGGAGGCAGCAAAGAG GCCACGCAAATTACAAGATGCCACCAGCTGAGAAGACTTCTAGG GgtgatcagaaatccccagatgCTTGTCTGCGTCCTTCAGCACCTGAAGCCTCAGCCTCACTCCCAACCTCCTCTAAACCCCAGACCACCTCTCAAGGCCCAAAACTTTCAGTTCCCCAGCccattctttctccccttccattGTCCTTAGAGTCACCCATTCCCAGGACCAGGCAAAATGGGAGTCAGGAAGTTCCAGAGACTCCCATGTCCTCAGAGCTGGAGCCTCTCCATGCAAAGTCTAAAGTCAGGCCCCGGGGTTCCTCTAGGATGACACATTGCCCAGTTTCCTTTACTGCCCTTGAACCCCACCCTACCACCCACCTCACGTGCCAGCCAATCATCCCTGACCCTGCATCTCAGGTCACTCGTGGCAGAACATGTAGGTCATCTGAAATGATCCCTGCATCAGTTGTCCCCAAAGCCCTTGAACTCCATTCTACCTCCACAGACCAGCCTGTTACTCCCAAGCCCATATTACAAGCAACTCGGGGCCGGACACATAGATCCTCTGTCAAGATCCCTGAACCAGTAGAATCCACTGATCTCCAACCTGTCACCCTTGGACCCATATTACAGGCAACTCGGGGCAGGACACGTAGGTTCGCTGTCAAGACCTCTGGACCACATGAATCCATAGCCCCTCATCTCCAGCCTCCTATCTCCACAGACCATCCTGTCACCCCAGAGCCCATGAAACGGGCAACTCGGAGCAGGGCACATAGGTCCTCTGTCAGTACTCCTGAACCAGTTATCCCCACAGCCTCTGAGCTCCAACCGTCTGCCTCCACAGATCAGCCTGTCAACCCTGAGCCCATATTGCGGGCAACTCGGGGAAGGACCCATAGGTCCTCTGTCAAGACCTCTGTTCTGGTGGAATCTGCCACCCTTCATCTCAAGCCTCCTATCACCACTGACCAGCCTTTCAATCCTGGGCCCATGTTACAGGCCACCCGGGGAAGGGCACATAGGTCTTCTCTCATGAGCCCTGAACCAATGATCCCCACAGCCCCTGACCTCCAGACTTCCACCTCCACAGACCAGTCTGTCAACTGTGAGCCTATGTTACGGGTTACTCGGGGCAGGACACATAGGTCATCTGAAATGACCCTTGTACCAATTGTCCCCACAGCCCCTGAGCTCCAGACTTCTACCTCCTCAGACCAGCCTGTCACCCCAGAGCCCATGATACGAGCAACTCGGGGCAGGGCTCATAGGTCCTCTTTCAATACTCCTGAACCAATTATCCCCACAGCCTCTGAGCTCCAGCCTTCTACCTCCATAGACCAACCTGTTACCCGCAAGCCCATATTACAGGCAACTCAAGGCAAGGCACACAGATCCTCTGTCAAGACCCCTAAACCAGTGGATTCCACAGCCCTTCATCTCGAGCTTCCTACCCCCACAGACCAGCCTGTCACCTCAAAACCCATGGTGCGGGCCACTCGGGGCAGGGTACATAGGTCCTCTGTCAAGACTTCTGAACCAATTGTCCCCATAGCCCCTGAACTCCAGCCTTCCACCTCCACAGAACAGCCTGTCATCCCTGAGTCTATAACCCGAGGTGGTCAGAGCAGGACACTAAGGTCTTCTTCAGTAAGTGCTGTGCCAGTTCCTATAACTCCTGAATTCCAGCCTCCTGTCCCCACAGACCAGCCTGTTCCCCCTGAGCCTGTCCCTCAAGCCATTTGCAGCAAGAGACAGAGGGCCATTAAGAAGCCTGAGTCCTTCACTGCTCCCATTGTCCATGAACCCCGCTCTGTACCGCCTGAAACTAAATCCTATTCTTCACGGAGCCAAAGAAGAGGAGCAGTGAGAATAACTGAGTCCTCTATGACCATTCCTGAACCTTCCTTTCCCCAGTTTCTTGAGGCACCCTCTCATGCTCTTCAGATCCAAAAGATAGAGGCATCAGGCATATCTGGGTCCACCCCAGAATCCCAGCCTAAGGTCTCTCAAAGTCGCAAGAGGCTATTAGCTATCATGGATTCATCCCCACTTCAAAAACGGTCCCAAAGAGGGGAAGGCCCCCAGAAGACAGTGTCCCTCAAGGAAGAGGAAGAACCTACAGAGAGGCTAAGAAAGGAAGAG GATGCAGTGATTCTAGGACAAGGCAAGAGAAAGAGAGGTCAAGCAGAGGAGGAGCCCAAGGGAACACTGAGCCACAATCTCCGAAGGACCAAAGCTAACCAAGAACCCACAGCCCCCAGA GTGCTCTTCACAGGTGTGGTAGATGCCCGAGGAGAGCGGGCAGTTTTGGCCCTGGGTGGGAGCCTGgcaggctcagtggcagaagctTCACACTTAGTCACTGATCGAATTCGCCGGACTGTCAAGTTCCTGTGTGCCCTGGGGCGAGGAATCCCCATCCTCACACTGGACTGGCTGCACCAG TCCCGCAAAGCTGGTTACTTCTTACCCCCGGATGAATATGTGGTAACTGATCCTGAGCAAGAGAGGAACTTTGGCTTCAGCCTTCGGAATGCCCTGAGCCGGGCTAGGGAGCGAAGGCTACTTGAG GGCTATGAGGTTCATGTAACCCCTGGAGTCCAGCCACCACCACCTCAGATGGGAGAGATCATCAGCTGCTGTGGGGGCACTGTGCTCCCCAGCATGCCCCGCTCCTACAAG CCTCAGAGAGTTGTGATCACATGCTCCCAGGACTTCCCTCGATGCTCCATTCCATTTCGGGTTGGACTGCCTCTTCTCTCACCGGAGTTCCTACTGACAGGAGTGTTGAAGCAGGAAGCCAAGCCAGAGGCCTTCATCCTCTCCTTTTTGGAAGTGTCATCCACCTGA